Part of the Pagrus major chromosome 9, Pma_NU_1.0 genome, cccaggaacagcgccggttccgttcggcaaaactttttctcctctccgctcgcagtccctccagacgtgcttgttaatcactcgaaacaaggttgctgataatatcgatatggaaatagtccgtgatagtaacGTAGCCCGCCGGTAGCCCCGCCGGTAGCCCCACCGGTCCGCTTTCTCCTCCTGGCTCTggacgctcagcagactgtagcgaaactctacaactcacgacGTTACTCTGAGGCCCAATACGTTagcggcagctgtctgttcctatgataaacactgattattaaagagaagatgctgcaggctatttagtgtttttaacggtttaatcacttgaaacaaggatgctgataatattgatagggaaatagtcagtgatcaaagtaagaagtgtgtgtgtgtgagtaaaattcagttagtttactgcagggaagcacgttgaggggatggctagagaattaagaaaactaaagttaaaagttaattaataaagaagtgtgtgtgtgtgtgtgtgtgtgtgtgtgtgtgtgtgtgtgtgtgtgccacatgagaagctgcagaaactgacagcaaagcaccgtctgtctgagagaaaactgtagggcaataatggctgtttaactaccaagttattttactctaccttttttttgtgttgattgagatcccaagcagcagaaaatgacatattgttagatgaagtgtgtcctgaagctgtctttgacagtttcttgtagagaggagcaggatattgctgttcaagacttaagacataatataactgcatcaaggccaatattttcccttttactgcaaatgaatatcggctccaaatatcggttatcggcctccttgactactaataatcggtatcggtatcggccctgaaaaaaaccGGTATCGGTCTATCTctaattattatataaaatgaaCAAGTCAATGTATTGTGACTTCACCTCCATTCAAAGTTTTAGGAGGCTTCATGGCCTTCTTCATAACTCCATAAAACTGGACCTTTGAATAGAAGGTTTTCCATCTGTTCTGCATCTCTGATATGTACTGGGAGTTGGTCGGTTGGATGATTCgctgcagctcatccagcacCTGAAAAATAGattcagataaagaaaaaaaaactgaaaaaaagtacaTTCTGATGacttcttcaaaaaaaaaaaacccaacaacattACTTACATGATCCAGTTCTCTGAAACAAGGGTAAGCCTCTAGAATCTTTGTTGCTCTGTCTtgctcctttaaacatcagAGGTGATGAAGCGTCTTCGAGACTCAAATTCCATGTTCAGCAAATGAGTTACCGCAGctttgtttggctttttggACTTGTACATTTCTTGGAGGGTCTTGTAGTGTCTTGCTTGGATTTTCTGGCTGTCCATGATGTCAACTGAACAAGCTGAAGACATTAAAGGAACGTTATGGTGGAAAGGGGACATGAGATTTCCAAACTAACAAGTAAAactgacaaattaaatgtaataagaTACATACATTCTTCATCACTGCTGTTCCGGTTCTGCGCTGGGGTGCTGGTTCTAGGTGACAGATCTACTGGGATGCCCATGGGACTAACAGGTGACCGTTCCAGAATAATGGTGGATGTACTGGAATCTCCATCATAGTCAGTAGTTGCAACGTCTGAACTGACTTCTTGTCGTGGTTTCTTGGAAGGAGGACCTTTGGCCTTCTTTGGACTTCTGACATTTGAGAGTCTCTTCATGAGCTTTTTGGCAACATGCTCCTGCGAGGCATATAtagttaacattaaaaaaaatgacaataggCTCAAACTTTCTTATATTCTAATTATATCTTTCGGCAATGTCTTGCTCCATTTGAACTTTATGTCACGATTTAGCACTGTATGAACAGAAATCTCAGTATTAACATCATACCAGCAACaagcaaaagtgacaaaatcTACTCACCCACTCATTGTTTGATGACCTGTCTTTTATCATTGGATAGTAATCCACCAGTCGCTTTGCCATGTCATTCACCTCATGTTTGGTGGGGTATCTGgagtcctctgtggctcttgcGATGGAGATCATGTTAGTCATAGTGTTTCTTATGAGTCGGCAGAAGAGCTCCTTGGATAGGGTCACATTGTGCTCGGTCCCCAGCCGTTTCTGTTCAAAGTAGGAGCGTCGCACCTGTTCAAGCTCACTGTCTGTGAAGACTATGTATTCTGGGTTTGACATAGTCACAAATTTAGAAGTATTGGCCTCCTCTTTTGAAAGGTCACTGCCTCCAGTGGGGGGTGATTGCTGAATTTCGGGAACAGTATCCACCTAAAACACattgacacaaacatttattgagTAACTTTGTCATAGTATGTTCTTACTTGTTAGTTCAAGCATTATCATTTTGGGGattaaaaaagcacttttttattttatatccacTGTTGAAATGGACTCAAAGCAGAAATGTCTAAACAAAtgacatatttatgtatatgaaCCAGATTTAAACTGTGATATTGGAAAAATGTTGTACTGTTAAACAGTTCTGTTGTACTGTGAAAGACAAACCTGaccttttcatctttatttacaacaagCCATATAGCCCGCCGCCTCAAGAAATTTTCAGGACCAGGAAAGAGGTCTTTGATGTcgggagagggggagggggttgCCAAGGTAACAAACACCGAGTCAGTGGCAAGACTTGAACCGGGGTCCTGTGCGCGCAAAAGAGCTCCAACGGCTCCGGCTCCTGCCTGGGCATGTGCACTGCTTAATCAATTAACCCTTAACATTTTACAACCAggcatttttcagcatttacagCCCCTAATATTAACAACATGGACCCAAAGCTTAATTAGACTTAACCTATTTCTAGATGGGAATCATAATGCAACACCAGCCGGTTTTTTGATGTAGATAAGCTGCTAAACTTTAGCCCATTAGCAAATCCACAAATCGTTAAGATAGGTAAACAACGCCAGCACAACATAAAAGTAACCCCTGTAGCATACCTCTGAGTGTGGCAATTGCAACCTCGTCCAGTTTGTCCATCTTTTGACTCTGATATCCATCCACAATCGATGTTTGAGAATAATACATttcgagcagcagcaggtgaccTCCGGAATAGCTGCTGTGTAGGCCTAATTCAAATTGCAACAGACTCCAAGCGGAGAAAAAGGGTGGATTGTACCATCTTCCAAGAGGGAGCGGGGGTGGGCACTCAGCCtaaatgagtttattttgcatttatacaAATTATATTCATCTAAATAAGTTTATATtactttataattattaaaatcgAGGCACACTCATGTGATAATTGATAAATGGCAAGTCGTTTCTGCCGTCATAAGACACTGAATTATGGTGTGAGCAATAACCAGGACGTATCACCAGGTCATGGTTCAGACGGTTCAGACAGAGCAGGGGCAAACGCAGGTCGGACTCCAGCTAGTTAACTCAGGCTAAAAACGGGGGAAATGATTTCTTGAAGGCATTGCTCCATtggaaataaagtgtgtgttaaAACAGTTAGTTCTTTTAGGTCAACTAGACTTGGATGTTCTCAATACTGCATTAACTGGATTTCCCTACTCTCCACTTGATGTCAAAGACAAACCAAGCCCTATAGCTTACAGCACATTAGCTTCATGTGATAATAAATTGAAGCAATCCTCAGGCCAAATGATTGTTCTACTAAAGATATTGCCATTTCTTATTGATACAGCTAAAGATACTGAATACTACAAAATAATTCTTGAACTCATAGAAATTGTTAAAATTTTGTTTGCTCCTGTCATTGATCTACAGACAATTAGCAAGTTTAAAAGACTAATTGAACAGCATTTAAAACATATGAAAAGTATTTTCCCTGATAACAACATTACCCCAAAAATGCATGATTTGATTCATGCTCCATCGCAGATAAAACTCCTGGGACCAATGGTCCGTCACATGTGCATGAGATTTGAatcaaaacattgttttttcaaacactgGGCCTCAAAACAAAATTTTCGAAACGTTTGCAAGTCTTTAATAAGGCATAATcaaatgtatgaatgttgtCAAAATGTAAGTTATTCTGAACACCCAATTTTTTTTAACGAGTGTGCGTTGGGACCAACTTCAGAAATACGCAACATGTcgtatttgaaagaaaaaacaagggcTTTCCTTGGAACTGATGACATAGACAATGCAGTGTCTGTTAAATGGATTAATCTAAATGGTAATAAATATATACGGGAGAAGACATTACTTGTAACTGCTGTTAATTCCAATGATTTACCTGAGTTTGGACTTGTGAGCAATATCTATGtaattaactcatcattatATTGTTTTGAGTTGCAGCAGCATACTACTGTTCGCTATGATGGAAATTACATGGCATATACAATAGAGATTCCAAACCAAGGATGTGACATATGTCCCTACAAAATATTATCTGGGAGATGTGCTTGGGCTACACAGAGCCTCATCTGATGGACTGTAAAAGGCGcactgtttaatgtgtttgccacAAACTGTGCTTCTTGACCGTcaattttgttgtttcatgattctttcttcttcagatgaACAATCAATTAGCAGTCAGATGCCGATGCTGCAGGATACTGCATGTTCTTTTGTGATTCAGGATGCAATTGAGTCAAGGGTCATATCATTTTggccattttttcattttgttttgtttatgggcCATGCAGTTTTCATTCAGCATGGTTATTTGtattatgttgtgtgttgtatagACCAGTCTGCTGTCATCTTAATATGTTAGATATGAAGCAGCAGGTTCTGCcctgcaatgaaaataataataataataataaacctttAATTGTCCTTGTTTCATGGCATTCTTAAATTGAGAAGTTGTGCAAATGGTCTTACTCTTAAAATAAGGCAAATAATCTTGTCACTGCACTGggttttattgtaaaacatttttatactcTGTTTCTGGTTCATTCTAGCTCAAAATTAGCTGGTATATCTTAACAAGAAAAAGTAAGGCATACTTTCTTAAAATGAGATAATTTTTCTAATCAAAACATGCTTGACAAGATTAATATTCTTTTTGGGCAAAAAAATAAGACTTATTTTCTTGATACAAggctttttttactttcttgaaATTCCTTTTTTGCAGTGCAAGCAGTTGATGTGGTCAGAGACTTGACAGCACTGTGTGAGAGTGGAGGATTTCATCTTACAAAATGGATGAGTAATAGCAGGACTGTTCTAGCCTCCATTCCTGAGTCAGAAAGAGCAAAAGAGGTTAAAGATTTGGACCTTGATCATGATGCATTACCTGACGGAAGAGTCCTCGGAGTGAACTGGTGTACAGAGTCAGATGTTTTCAAGGACAGAATTAATGCAAAGAATACACCATAAACTAGACGTGGCATCCTGTCATTTGTAAGTGCTGTATATGACCCGTTAGGGTTTTTGTCACCTGTCATCCTTCCAGCTAAAATGATCCTGCAGGAGCTGTGTGGCAGGAAAGTCTCCTGGGATTAAGATATCCCTGCTGACCTGGCTCAAAAGTCACAAAAGTGGATTTTGGATCTTGCAAAACTTCATGGTTTCACATTGGACAGATGTCTAAAACCAGCTGGTTTTGGAAAAGTCACATCTGCACAAATGCACCACTTTGCGGACGCAGGTGAGAAAGGTTATGGAGTTGTCACCTAccttctcattaaaaacaaaaagggttcAGTTCACTGTTCATTCATCATTGGGAAGTCCAGAGTGTctccattaaaacaaacaacaattcCGAGACTGGAattgacagctgctgctgtcgctGTAAAAATGGACAGGCTTATGACAAAAGAGCTGCAAATGCCACTGGAAGAATCCATGTTTTGGTCTGACAGTACCACTGTGTTGAGATATATTGCTAGTGTGAATGTTAGATTTAAAACCTTTGTAGCAAACAGAGTGTCACTTATCACAGACAACACTAAGCCAAGTCAGTGGATGTATGTGAACTCTGAGCTGAATCCAGCCGACCATGCATCCAGAGGCATGAATGCAGACACATTCATAAAGTGTCAGGACTGGACTGGTGGGCcagattttttgaagaaagatGAGAAACACTGGCCAGTTTCACCTGATATCAAAGAGATACAGAAAGATGTTGTTgaagttaaagctgcagtgagTGCGAATGCTACAAATGCATATGAGAATACACTTAACAAGCTCATTTGTCATTATTCAGAATGGCACAGATTAACAAGAGCAGTTTCCTGGATGATGAAGTTGAAACAACTGCTCCACAAACTGAGTGTACATCGCAAATTACTCACATTACAAGCAAGTGGGAGACTGAGTCATGAAAGGAAAACTGAGATTGTTGCAAACCAGATGCAAAAGTTCAAAACAACTATCAGTGGATCTTTGCTCACTACTGAAGATATTGCACTGGGAGAGATTGAAATTGTCAAACTGTATCAAATGCAAGGCTTATGTGATGAACTGATGACTCTTTAGAAAGGTGACAAGCTGAAGAGAAGTCACATCATCAAGCTTGATCCTGTCGTGCAGGATCAAGAAAGATATCAGCAAAACCTGGTGAACAGAGAATGGGCTGTATAGCAGTGATGTTAGGGACTCAGCAGTTGCTAGCTGCTCCAGGGTAGAGCCAGACCTGGTACCTGACCAGcagcccccctcctcacccGCACTGGACactggaaatgaaagcagcaggtcTCCTCATGCTACAGGTGACACGCAGACCGTGGATGATGAAAACCCTCCTCTGGAGTGTTTTCTGACTGATCGGGCCAATTTTGCTGAAAACATCCAGGACGCCAACATTAAAAGATATATCCTTAAGATGGGCCCATACAGACCCAAAGGTCCATTTCCCACTGATAACGACAATCGGTGTTTTTCGGAAAGTTATTACACCTCTACCACTAAAGTTGGGATGAAACTTCCCCGCAGCTGGATGTACTATTCCCCCAAATTAGACTGCTGTTACTGTGAGCCTTGCTGTCTTTTTGCCAACCGAAATGCCCCGTATTACAACAATGCATGGGTAAACGGAATAAGAGATTGGAAACATCTTTCTGCCAAAGTTGAGAAGCATGAATCCACGCAAATACATCTTGCTGCATGCATAGTCTACGAGCAGTGGAAACTCAACAACACAATAGACGAAATGGAGAGGAATGTACGTAATGCAGCCTTGTTTTGGAGACAGGTCGTGGAGTGCATTCTAAATGTAACTCTTACTCTGGCTTCATGCAACCTGGCATTCAGGGGGCACAGGGAAGTTCTAGGTCAGGGAAATGCTGGCAACTTTTTGTCAATAATCGAGTTATTAGCTCGCT contains:
- the LOC141002450 gene encoding uncharacterized protein, which produces MSNPEYIVFTDSELEQVRRSYFEQKRLGTEHNVTLSKELFCRLIRNTMTNMISIARATEDSRYPTKHEVNDMAKRLVDYYPMIKDRSSNNEWEHVAKKLMKRLSNVRSPKKAKGPPSKKPRQEVSSDVATTDYDGDSSTSTIILERSPVSPMGIPVDLSPRTSTPAQNRNSSDEESCSVDIMDSQKIQARHYKTLQEMYKSKKPNKAAVTHLLNMEFESRRRFITSDV